In the Afipia sp. GAS231 genome, TCCGGCTGTTCGTGCTCGATTATTTCCGGACGCGCGCAATACCCACCGCCGCCGCTGCGGCGCCGGACGTCCGGCCGCAAGCCTAGACGTACCGCGCCGACGCGTATTTAATGATCGTGATAGCCGCTATTGCCGAGGCAATGCCGGCTGAATCCGTCACGACAGCTCCCATGGAGAGAGAAATGGACATCGCAAAGCTCACCGCTCCGCGACACGTGTCCATTTCGGAAGCTCTCCATGTCTGCATTTCTCGTTCTGGATTCGATTTCCCTCGTCACCCCTGACGGCCGTCCGCTGTTCGATGGTCTGACGCTTGCGTTTGCGCGCGAGCGAACCGGCCTGGTCGGCCGCAACGGCGGCGGCAAATCCGCGCTGTTGCGCCTGATCGCGCGCGATATCGAACCTGCAAGCGGATCGCTGCGCCGCATCGGCACGATCGGCATGCTTGCCCAATTGGCCGATGACCGCCTCACCGTGGCCCAGGCGCTCGGCGTCGAAGCCGAGCTTACGCGTCTGCAGCGGCTCGAGCGCGGCGAAGGTTCGCTCGACGACGCCGCGGGGGCCGACTGGACTCTGGAAGAGCGGCTGCAGACAGCCTTGGTCGAAACCGGCCTGGCCTCGATGCCGCTGGACCGCCCGATCGCCTCATTGAGCGGCGGCGAACGCACGCGGGTCGCGCTGGCACGCCTCGTGATCGAGGCGCCGGATCTGCTGCTGCTCGATGAGCCCACCAACAATCTCGACACCGATGGAAGACAGGCCGTGGCCCAACTGCTCGACCGCTGGCAAGGCGGCGTTCTCGTCGCCAGCCACGACCGCGCGTTGCTGGAACGCGTCGACCGTATCGTCGAGTTGACACCGATCGGCGTCAACGTATTCGGCGGGGCGTGGTCCGGCTTTGCGCAGGCGCGCGATGCCGCCCGCGCCCGCGCCGAAGCGAACCTCGACCGCGCATCGGACGCGTTGCGCCATACCGAACGCGCCTTGCAGAAGGCGCAGGAGAAGAAAGCACGCCGCGACAAGGCCGGCCGCGCCTACCGCGCCTCGGGCAGCCACAGCAAAATCCTGCTGGATGCCAGCAAGCAGCAGGCGGAAGAAAGCGGCGCGCGCGAAAGCCGACTGGCCGAACGCCTGATCGGCGATCGCACCGAAGCGCTCGAGGCGGCCCGTGCGCAAGTCGAAATCCTGACGCCGCTTGCGATCGAGCTTCCCCCGACACATCTGCCGCGCGGCCGCGCGCTGATCGCCTTCAAGGAGGTGGCGATGAGGTTTGGGGAGCGCCAATTGTTCGGTCCGCTATCCCTGGAGGTGCGCGGTCCCGAGCGCATCGCAATTCGCGGCGCCAACGGTTCCGGCAAGACAACCCTGTTCCGCCTGATAACGGGAGAGCTCACGCCTTGGAGCGGAGAGATCGACCGCCTGACCACGCGCGTCGCCGTGCTCGACCAGCATGTCGGCCTGCTCGATCCCGCAACGAGCATTCTCGACAATCTTCGCCGGCTCAACCCGGAGCTGACGGCCAATGAGGCCCACGCCGCGCTGGCGCGGTTTGCCTTCCGCAACCGCGCAGCGCTGCAGATCGCGGGTACGCTCAGTGGCGGCGAGCGGCTGCGCGCGGGCATGGCCTGCGTGTTCGCGCGGCCGGAGCCGCCGCTGCTATTGCTGCTGGACGAGCCAACCAATCATCTCGATCTCGCCTCGATCGAGGAACTGGAAAAGGCGCTGCTGGGATTTGACGGTGCGCTGATCGTGGTAAGCCACGACCAGGCCTTTCTGCAGGTGATCGGCATCGAGCGGGAGATCGCGCTTCAAGGATGACCTCGTCGGAAAATCCGGTACCCCTGATCATACGCCAGTGGCACCAGCAGCCACGCAAGGATGATTGGCCTTAGGCGCGGCTCAACGCGAGGGTCATGAAATCCTGAAGGGCCGCGATGCTGGCCTGATCGCGATAGACTCGATGCTTGTTTGCCTTGATCCTTACCGCCACCGCAGCCCGCTCCTGCGCATTGCGACCGAGGTTGACGGCGATTGCTACGTATTCGTCAATGGTCTGTGCCGTTGTTTCTCGAATTCCCATCATCTCGAGAATAGCGGCCGTGTGCCTTCCCCGCATCAAATTGCCGGCAAGTGTGACGATGGGAAGATTATGAGCAAGGCTCTCCAGCGTCGAATTACAACCGGACCAGCCAATGCTATCAAGCACGATATCGCATTGTCCGATCGCTGAAACGAATTTATCGGGTTCGAGGCGAGGCAGAACGACACAATGATTGGAGGCCTGCAATCCCTGGTCCGCGAAAGCGCGATCAAGGCGTCTCCTGAAGGTCTCGTTAACCTGCTGATTGCCGGCAAATTCGATGAAGGTGAATTGGCAGTTGCCGACCTCGCGCGCAATGCGCGCGAACACCTGATCGAACTGCGGGAGGTATTTCGGCAGCGACTGGCAGCACCAATACACGATCGCATCCGGCCGCAAACCAAGTGTGGACCGGTCGAGTTGCGCGGGCCGGCTTTCAATCGGCTCGTAATAGATCGACAGGTTGGGGAGCCGTATCAGCTTTTCGGAATAGTGCGATTCACCGTCAGGAGGCTCCATCAAGTCGCTGCTGATAAAGTAGTCCATTGTCGGAAATCCGCTGGTGACCGGGTGTCCCCACGAACAGCACTGGACACTGGCAAGCCGCCGCGCCGCCAACTGGGCGGTTGTTATGTCCATGCCGATTTCCGGATAAAGCAGAATGTGAGGTGCATCCGCCAGAATCGTCCGCCGCCAGGCTTCGGGAGATAACGGGCCCTGAACAAATCGATCGCACAACCGTTCGGCAACCTCGGTCTCGGTATCCCGGTCAGCGGCGGTATAGTATCCAAAGACACGGAATCGCTTGCGGTCGAGCTGTTCGAGCCATCCCTTGATAGGAATTTTCCAGTTGGAATGCTGGCGAAAGAAGCCGCTGACAATGCCAAGCCTGATCGGCTCGCCCGGCGCCGGGCCGGGCGGCAGCGGCGGCACCGGATAGTGTGACCCCATGATCCTGCCCACCAGGGCGCCATAGGATTTCTGCAAGTCCCGGTCATCCATGCCCTGGTAGGGAAGATAGAAAGGTTGATGCGATCCCACGGCGCTGGCCAGCACTTCCGGCGCACCGGCTTTTTCGACATCTGCAACCAGCTTCGCCAGCCTCTCACGATAGACGCGACGCCGGTCGACGATCGCTGCGGCATCCTCATAGACAATCGGCAGTTCCGCGATGCACATCGCGAACTCAGCTTCGAGAAAATCGGGCTGGAGCATGAGCGCCCGCGCGAAACTCTCCCTCGCCTGCTCAATCTTGCTCTGACCGCGAAGCGCCATGCCGCGATTGTAGTGGGCCATCACGAAATCGGGCGCAGCCCCGAGGGCGGTGTCATACTGCACGACCGCGTCATCAAGGCGACCGACGGCGCGCAAGACGTTGCCGAGGTTGTTGCGCGCTCCGGCCGAGTTCGGCCTGAGCGCCACGGCGGATTCGGCGGCAGCCAGCGCTTCAGCCAGTCGGCCGGATTCCTGGAACAGGATGGCGAGGTTGATATGGGCCTCGAAGAAATCTGGTTGCAGCACTGCCGCCTTGTGCAAATGCACGACAGTTTGCG is a window encoding:
- a CDS encoding tetratricopeptide repeat protein, whose product is MDVNSSSAERLAAAMGHHRAGNLIEAERLYRLLCDAEPRNARALHLLGLVTHQMGRKGAAALVGGAVALDPAFAEAHNDHGVILAAEGNLIEAPACFERALMLKPNFHDARNNLGRALQRLGRSDEAVIQFEQALDGSPNPALAHFNLAMAFKQQGAMAQTVVHLHKAAVLQPDFFEAHINLAILFQESGRLAEALAAAESAVALRPNSAGARNNLGNVLRAVGRLDDAVVQYDTALGAAPDFVMAHYNRGMALRGQSKIEQARESFARALMLQPDFLEAEFAMCIAELPIVYEDAAAIVDRRRVYRERLAKLVADVEKAGAPEVLASAVGSHQPFYLPYQGMDDRDLQKSYGALVGRIMGSHYPVPPLPPGPAPGEPIRLGIVSGFFRQHSNWKIPIKGWLEQLDRKRFRVFGYYTAADRDTETEVAERLCDRFVQGPLSPEAWRRTILADAPHILLYPEIGMDITTAQLAARRLASVQCCSWGHPVTSGFPTMDYFISSDLMEPPDGESHYSEKLIRLPNLSIYYEPIESRPAQLDRSTLGLRPDAIVYWCCQSLPKYLPQFDQVFARIAREVGNCQFTFIEFAGNQQVNETFRRRLDRAFADQGLQASNHCVVLPRLEPDKFVSAIGQCDIVLDSIGWSGCNSTLESLAHNLPIVTLAGNLMRGRHTAAILEMMGIRETTAQTIDEYVAIAVNLGRNAQERAAVAVRIKANKHRVYRDQASIAALQDFMTLALSRA
- a CDS encoding ABC-F family ATP-binding cassette domain-containing protein, whose protein sequence is MSAFLVLDSISLVTPDGRPLFDGLTLAFARERTGLVGRNGGGKSALLRLIARDIEPASGSLRRIGTIGMLAQLADDRLTVAQALGVEAELTRLQRLERGEGSLDDAAGADWTLEERLQTALVETGLASMPLDRPIASLSGGERTRVALARLVIEAPDLLLLDEPTNNLDTDGRQAVAQLLDRWQGGVLVASHDRALLERVDRIVELTPIGVNVFGGAWSGFAQARDAARARAEANLDRASDALRHTERALQKAQEKKARRDKAGRAYRASGSHSKILLDASKQQAEESGARESRLAERLIGDRTEALEAARAQVEILTPLAIELPPTHLPRGRALIAFKEVAMRFGERQLFGPLSLEVRGPERIAIRGANGSGKTTLFRLITGELTPWSGEIDRLTTRVAVLDQHVGLLDPATSILDNLRRLNPELTANEAHAALARFAFRNRAALQIAGTLSGGERLRAGMACVFARPEPPLLLLLDEPTNHLDLASIEELEKALLGFDGALIVVSHDQAFLQVIGIEREIALQG